A portion of the Tenacibaculum todarodis genome contains these proteins:
- a CDS encoding ZIP family metal transporter produces the protein MSTFDQLVDFAKENPIWAALYASLFTWGLTALGASLVFFFKKMNRAVLDGMLGFTGGVMVAASFWSLLAPAIENSPGEGFMKVIPSAIGFGLGALALFGMDKILPHLHINFKEEEAEGVKTEWHKTTLLVLAITLHNIPEGLAVGVLFGAASTLVGVEQTEMIIAAISLAIGIGIQNFPEGFAVAMPLRRQGVSRFKSFWYGQLSAIVEPVAAVLGALAVSFFTPILPYALAFAAGAMIFVVVEEVIPETQRDKYTDIATLGFIGGFIVMMSLDVGLG, from the coding sequence ATGAGTACATTTGATCAATTAGTAGATTTTGCGAAAGAAAATCCCATTTGGGCAGCATTATATGCTTCCCTTTTTACTTGGGGATTAACCGCTTTAGGTGCAAGTTTAGTTTTCTTTTTTAAGAAAATGAACAGAGCTGTCTTGGACGGAATGTTAGGTTTTACTGGAGGAGTAATGGTTGCTGCAAGTTTTTGGAGTTTATTGGCTCCAGCAATAGAAAACAGTCCAGGAGAAGGTTTTATGAAGGTTATACCTTCGGCAATTGGGTTCGGTTTAGGAGCTTTAGCGCTTTTTGGAATGGATAAAATTCTACCGCATTTACACATTAATTTTAAGGAAGAAGAGGCAGAAGGTGTAAAAACGGAGTGGCACAAAACTACCTTATTAGTGTTGGCAATTACGTTGCATAATATTCCAGAAGGTTTAGCGGTTGGGGTACTTTTTGGAGCAGCATCAACGTTGGTTGGTGTGGAGCAAACTGAAATGATTATCGCTGCAATTTCGTTGGCAATTGGTATTGGAATTCAGAATTTTCCAGAAGGTTTTGCCGTTGCAATGCCTTTAAGAAGACAAGGAGTTAGTAGGTTTAAAAGTTTTTGGTATGGACAACTATCAGCAATTGTAGAACCTGTAGCTGCGGTCCTGGGAGCTTTAGCAGTTTCATTTTTCACACCAATTTTACCGTATGCATTAGCTTTTGCAGCAGGAGCAATGATTTTTGTGGTTGTTGAAGAAGTAATTCCTGAAACACAAAGAGATAAATACACAGATATTGCCACGCTTGGTTTTATTGGCGGATTTATAGTAATGATGTCTTTAGATGTAGGTTTAGGTTAG